In one window of Dyella thiooxydans DNA:
- a CDS encoding class I SAM-dependent methyltransferase, with amino-acid sequence MNRWNERYAGEDFLFGTAPNAFLRAERRRLPARGSALALADGEGRNGVWLAEQGLDVLAVDASEAGLAKSRRLAAERGVSLTWELADLARWDFGHERFDVIAAIFFQFADPALRARIFEGIRAALKPGGVLLLEGYRPEQLEYRTGGPSELAHLYTEPMLREAFADLQIEHLASYDAELDEGAGHRGMSALIDLVVRKPG; translated from the coding sequence ATGAATCGATGGAATGAACGTTACGCGGGCGAGGACTTCCTGTTCGGCACCGCGCCCAACGCCTTCCTGCGCGCCGAGCGGCGTCGGCTGCCGGCCCGTGGCAGCGCGCTGGCGCTGGCCGACGGCGAGGGGCGCAACGGCGTCTGGCTCGCCGAACAGGGCCTGGACGTGCTGGCCGTGGATGCCTCCGAGGCCGGGCTGGCCAAGAGCCGCCGCCTGGCCGCCGAGCGCGGCGTGAGCCTCACCTGGGAGCTGGCCGACCTGGCCCGCTGGGATTTCGGGCATGAGCGCTTCGACGTGATCGCGGCGATCTTTTTCCAGTTCGCCGACCCGGCGCTGCGCGCCCGGATCTTCGAGGGCATCCGGGCTGCGTTGAAGCCCGGCGGCGTGCTGCTGCTGGAGGGCTATCGCCCCGAGCAGCTGGAATACCGCACCGGCGGGCCGTCCGAGCTCGCCCATCTGTATACCGAACCGATGCTGCGGGAGGCCTTCGCCGACCTGCAGATCGAACATCTGGCGTCGTACGACGCCGAACTGGACGAAGGTGCCGGCCATCGGGGGATGTCCGCGCTGATTGATCTGGTGGTACGCAAGCCCGGCTGA
- the dusB gene encoding tRNA dihydrouridine synthase DusB, with product MQIGPYRIDPPVVLAPMAGVTDKPFRLLCKRLGAGLAVSEMTTADPSLWHTRKSLRRMDHDGEPEPVSVQIAGYDPAMLAEAARFNVANGAQIIDINMGCPAKKVCNVWSGSALLQDEPLVARICRAVVEAAGVPVTLKIRTGWDRENRNALNIARIAEDAGIAALSVHGRTRADKYEGEAEYQTIAAVKASVRIPVLANGDITTPERARHVLDVTGADAVMIGRGAQGRPWIFREIAHYLATGETLPEPTPDEVAAILLGHLEHLHAFYGELAGVRIARKHLGWYAKDRPENAAFRQVVNRADSAREQIALTRTYFAALAAGEPIHEAAA from the coding sequence ATGCAGATCGGCCCCTACCGCATCGACCCGCCGGTGGTGCTCGCCCCTATGGCGGGCGTCACCGACAAGCCGTTCCGCCTGCTGTGCAAACGGCTGGGCGCGGGCCTGGCCGTGTCGGAGATGACCACCGCCGATCCCAGCCTCTGGCACACCCGCAAGTCGCTGCGGCGAATGGACCACGACGGCGAGCCCGAGCCGGTCAGCGTGCAGATCGCCGGCTACGACCCGGCGATGCTGGCCGAGGCGGCGCGCTTCAACGTGGCCAACGGCGCCCAGATCATCGACATCAACATGGGCTGCCCGGCGAAGAAGGTGTGCAACGTGTGGTCCGGCTCCGCCCTGCTGCAGGACGAGCCGCTGGTCGCGCGCATCTGCCGGGCGGTGGTCGAGGCGGCCGGGGTGCCGGTCACGCTGAAGATCCGCACCGGCTGGGACCGCGAGAACCGGAACGCCCTGAACATCGCCCGCATCGCCGAGGATGCCGGCATCGCCGCGCTGTCGGTGCACGGCCGCACCCGGGCCGACAAGTACGAGGGCGAGGCGGAGTACCAGACGATCGCCGCGGTGAAGGCCAGCGTGCGCATCCCGGTACTTGCCAACGGCGACATCACCACGCCGGAACGTGCCCGCCACGTGCTCGATGTCACCGGCGCCGACGCGGTGATGATCGGCCGCGGCGCGCAGGGCCGGCCATGGATCTTCCGCGAGATCGCGCACTACCTGGCTACCGGCGAGACGCTGCCCGAACCGACTCCGGACGAGGTCGCCGCCATCCTGCTCGGCCACCTCGAGCACCTTCATGCGTTCTACGGCGAGCTGGCCGGGGTGCGCATCGCGCGCAAGCATCTGGGCTGGTACGCCAAGGACCGCCCGGAGAACGCCGCCTTCCGCCAGGTGGTGAACCGCGCCGACAGCGCACGCGAACAGATCGCACTGACCCGTACCTATTTCGCCGCCCTGGCTGCCGGCGAGCCGATCCACGAAGCCGCCGCCTGA
- a CDS encoding D-alanyl-D-alanine carboxypeptidase family protein — protein MSVLRFPASSPRAWPAWLARATILALALVGVAHAEETSVIIDGTTGLVLSEHHADDPHAPASLTKMMTMYLAFEALRDGRLKMTDKMRVSAHAAGMEPTKLGLRAGQTITVHDAILGMITKSANDAATVVAERLGKGSEARFVDAMNAQALLLGMSHTHFTNASGLPGGDETTTARDMSRLAMALYRDFPARAKLFATTRFRFRGRLVRGHNHLMAHYPGMDGLKTGYTNAAGYNLASTAVRNGHRLFGVVLGGDTWRARDHRMAELLDRGFADRAREAAVFASAPHPQRHGLAHRVLSALSPIGTAEAETLRPPPLQVAMPPATEPVKAQLAPAR, from the coding sequence ATGTCCGTCCTTCGTTTTCCTGCCTCCTCCCCCCGCGCCTGGCCTGCCTGGCTGGCCAGGGCGACGATCCTCGCGCTGGCGCTCGTCGGCGTGGCGCACGCCGAGGAAACCTCGGTGATCATCGACGGCACCACCGGGCTGGTGCTCAGCGAGCATCATGCGGACGATCCGCATGCGCCCGCATCGTTGACCAAGATGATGACGATGTACCTGGCCTTCGAGGCGCTGCGCGACGGTCGGCTGAAGATGACCGACAAGATGCGCGTCTCGGCGCATGCGGCGGGCATGGAGCCAACCAAGCTCGGTCTTCGCGCGGGGCAGACGATCACCGTGCACGACGCGATCCTCGGCATGATCACCAAGTCCGCCAACGATGCGGCCACCGTGGTGGCCGAGCGGCTCGGCAAGGGCTCGGAGGCCCGTTTCGTCGACGCGATGAACGCGCAGGCGCTGCTGCTGGGCATGAGCCACACCCACTTCACCAACGCCTCCGGCCTGCCGGGGGGCGACGAGACCACCACCGCGCGCGACATGAGCCGGTTGGCGATGGCGCTGTACCGCGATTTCCCCGCCCGCGCCAAGCTGTTCGCAACGACCCGGTTCCGCTTCCGCGGTCGCCTGGTCCGTGGCCACAACCACCTGATGGCGCATTACCCGGGGATGGACGGACTGAAGACCGGCTACACCAACGCCGCCGGCTACAACCTGGCCTCGACCGCGGTGCGCAACGGCCACCGCCTGTTCGGCGTGGTGCTCGGCGGAGACACCTGGCGCGCGCGCGACCACCGCATGGCCGAGCTGCTCGACCGCGGCTTCGCCGACCGTGCACGCGAGGCCGCGGTGTTCGCGTCGGCGCCGCATCCGCAGCGCCACGGTCTGGCTCATCGCGTGCTTAGTGCGCTCTCGCCGATCGGCACGGCCGAAGCGGAGACGTTGCGTCCGCCGCCGCTGCAGGTCGCGATGCCGCCGGCCACGGAACCGGTGAAGGCCCAGCTGGCTCCCGCCCGCTGA
- a CDS encoding ATP-binding cassette domain-containing protein, whose amino-acid sequence MSLIQLQRVDFSIGGPLLLEHVDLSIDRNERVCIVGRNGEGKSTLMKLIAGELQADDGEVRVQNGIVVARMAQEVPQGTEGSVFDVVSDGLGDLGHLLARYHHLLAEGDLDALGDVQHQIEARNGWDLDRRVADVIARLELPGDTDFAALSGGMKRRVLLAQALVRKPDVLLLDEPTNHLDVEAIDWLEGFLKSFDGSIVFVTHDRAFLRALATRIVEIDRGQLTDWPGDYDNYLRRREERLHAEAQANALFDKKLAQEEVWIRQGIKARRTRNEGRVRALKALRVERAQRRELSGNVRITAAAAQASGKKVIDLEHVHQSYGGRVLIDDLTTTVMRGDRIGIVGPNGAGKSTLLKIMLGQLTPERGTATLGTGLQIAYFDQHRAQLNDSLNALDNVAEGREFIELNGQRKHIVGYLQDFLFSPERARAPITRLSGGERNRLLLAKLFAQPSNLLVMDEPTNDLDVETLELLEELLTDYPGTLLLVSHDRAFLDNVVTSTLVLEGDGRIGEYVGGYSDWLRQRPATTPVAAATPAVASSAAPAAPAPAVAKRKLSFKDQRELDQLPMRIETLENDIAERTAAMSDPAFFRQDSAAVTAANEALARLQSELDAAYARWSELDG is encoded by the coding sequence ATGTCCCTGATCCAATTGCAGCGCGTCGACTTCTCGATCGGCGGCCCCCTTCTGCTCGAACACGTCGACCTGTCGATCGACCGCAACGAGCGCGTGTGCATCGTCGGTCGCAACGGCGAAGGCAAATCCACCCTGATGAAGCTGATCGCCGGCGAGCTGCAGGCCGACGACGGCGAGGTGCGCGTGCAGAACGGCATCGTCGTCGCGCGCATGGCGCAAGAGGTGCCGCAGGGCACCGAAGGCAGCGTGTTCGACGTGGTCTCCGATGGCCTGGGCGACCTCGGCCACCTGCTGGCGCGCTACCACCATCTGCTGGCCGAGGGTGACCTCGACGCACTCGGTGACGTGCAGCACCAGATCGAGGCGCGCAACGGCTGGGACCTGGACCGCCGCGTCGCCGACGTGATCGCCCGGCTGGAACTGCCCGGCGACACCGACTTCGCCGCGCTGTCCGGCGGCATGAAGCGTCGCGTGCTGCTGGCCCAGGCGCTGGTGCGCAAGCCCGACGTGCTGCTGCTGGACGAGCCGACCAACCATCTGGACGTGGAGGCGATCGACTGGCTGGAGGGTTTCCTCAAGTCGTTCGACGGCAGCATCGTGTTCGTCACCCACGACCGCGCCTTCCTGCGCGCGCTGGCCACGCGCATCGTCGAGATCGACCGCGGCCAGCTCACCGACTGGCCCGGCGACTACGACAACTACCTGCGCCGCCGCGAGGAGCGCCTGCACGCCGAAGCGCAGGCCAACGCGCTGTTCGACAAGAAGCTGGCGCAGGAAGAGGTGTGGATCCGCCAGGGCATCAAGGCCCGGCGCACCCGCAACGAAGGTCGCGTGCGCGCGCTCAAGGCGCTGCGCGTGGAACGTGCGCAGCGGCGCGAACTGTCCGGCAACGTGAGGATCACCGCCGCCGCGGCGCAGGCCTCCGGCAAGAAGGTCATCGACCTCGAACACGTGCACCAGAGCTACGGCGGCCGCGTGCTGATCGACGACCTCACTACCACCGTGATGCGCGGCGACCGCATCGGCATCGTCGGCCCCAACGGCGCGGGCAAGAGCACCCTGCTGAAGATCATGCTGGGCCAACTCACCCCCGAGCGCGGCACCGCCACGCTCGGCACCGGCCTGCAGATCGCCTATTTCGACCAGCACCGCGCGCAGCTCAACGACAGCCTCAACGCGCTGGACAACGTGGCCGAGGGCCGCGAGTTCATCGAGCTCAACGGCCAGCGCAAGCACATCGTCGGCTACCTGCAGGACTTCCTGTTCTCGCCGGAGCGCGCGCGGGCGCCGATCACCCGGCTGTCCGGCGGCGAGCGCAACCGGCTGCTGCTGGCCAAGCTGTTCGCCCAGCCGTCCAACCTGCTGGTGATGGACGAACCGACCAACGACCTCGACGTCGAGACGCTGGAACTGCTTGAAGAGCTGCTGACCGACTATCCCGGCACCCTGCTGCTGGTCAGCCACGATCGCGCCTTCCTCGACAACGTGGTCACCAGCACCCTGGTGCTGGAAGGCGATGGCCGGATCGGCGAATACGTGGGCGGCTACAGCGACTGGCTGCGCCAGCGTCCTGCGACCACCCCGGTCGCGGCCGCGACGCCCGCGGTCGCATCGTCCGCTGCTCCGGCCGCGCCGGCGCCGGCCGTGGCCAAACGCAAACTCAGCTTCAAGGACCAGCGCGAACTGGACCAGCTGCCCATGCGCATCGAAACGCTGGAGAACGACATCGCCGAGCGCACCGCCGCGATGAGCGACCCGGCCTTCTTCCGGCAGGACAGCGCCGCCGTCACGGCAGCCAACGAAGCGTTGGCCCGGCTGCAGTCCGAGCTGGACGCGGCCTACGCGCGCTGGAGCGAACTGGACGGCTGA
- the metK gene encoding methionine adenosyltransferase translates to MSSHLFTSESVSEGHPDKVADQISDAVLDAILAQDPRARVACETMVKTGVAIVAGEITTSAWIDLEALTRKVIVDIGYDSSEVGFDGATCGVLNLIGKQSPDINQGVDRKKPEEQGAGDQGLMFGYATNETSSFMPAAIHLSHRLVEQQAKIRKKKNSPLPWLRPDAKSQVTLRYENGKAVAIDAVVLSTQHDPDIKQKHLIEAVREHILKPVLPEKWLHKGTKFHINPTGKFVIGGPVGDCGLTGRKIIVDTYGGWARHGGGAFSGKDPSKVDRSAAYAARYVAKNVVAAGLADRCEVQVSYAIGVAEPTSISVTTFGTGKIADEKIEKLIRKHFDLRPYGIIQMLDLIHPMYQQTASYGHFGRKPYEMKDAAGKAFTAFSWEQTDKAEALRADAKLK, encoded by the coding sequence ATGAGCAGCCATCTCTTCACCTCCGAGTCGGTCTCCGAAGGCCACCCGGACAAGGTCGCCGACCAGATCTCCGATGCCGTCCTCGACGCGATCCTCGCGCAGGACCCGCGTGCCCGCGTGGCGTGCGAAACCATGGTGAAGACCGGCGTGGCGATCGTCGCCGGCGAGATCACCACCAGCGCCTGGATCGACCTGGAGGCACTGACCCGCAAGGTCATCGTCGACATCGGCTACGACTCCTCCGAAGTCGGCTTCGACGGCGCCACCTGCGGCGTGCTGAACCTGATCGGCAAGCAGTCGCCGGACATCAACCAGGGCGTGGACCGCAAGAAGCCGGAGGAACAGGGCGCCGGCGACCAGGGCCTGATGTTCGGCTACGCCACCAACGAGACCAGCAGCTTCATGCCGGCGGCGATCCACCTGTCGCACCGCCTGGTCGAGCAGCAGGCGAAGATCCGCAAGAAGAAGAACTCGCCGCTGCCGTGGCTGCGCCCGGATGCCAAGAGCCAGGTCACCCTGCGCTACGAGAACGGCAAGGCCGTGGCCATCGACGCGGTGGTGCTGTCGACCCAGCACGACCCGGACATCAAGCAGAAACACCTGATTGAGGCCGTACGCGAGCACATCCTCAAGCCGGTGCTGCCTGAGAAATGGCTGCACAAGGGCACCAAGTTCCACATCAACCCGACCGGCAAGTTCGTGATCGGCGGCCCGGTGGGCGACTGCGGCCTGACCGGCCGCAAGATCATCGTCGACACCTACGGCGGCTGGGCCCGCCACGGCGGCGGCGCGTTCTCCGGCAAGGACCCGTCCAAGGTCGACCGTTCGGCCGCCTACGCGGCTCGCTACGTGGCCAAGAACGTGGTGGCCGCCGGCCTGGCCGACCGCTGCGAGGTGCAGGTCTCCTACGCCATCGGCGTGGCCGAGCCGACCTCGATCTCGGTGACCACCTTCGGCACCGGCAAGATCGCCGACGAGAAGATCGAGAAGCTGATCCGCAAGCACTTCGACCTGCGTCCGTACGGCATCATCCAGATGCTCGACCTGATCCACCCGATGTACCAGCAGACCGCGAGCTACGGCCACTTCGGCCGCAAGCCCTACGAGATGAAGGACGCCGCCGGCAAGGCCTTCACCGCGTTCTCCTGGGAGCAGACCGACAAGGCCGAGGCGCTGCGCGCCGACGCCAAGCTGAAGTAA
- a CDS encoding serine/threonine-protein kinase yields MKGAQTDRYAEAKRVALAAADLPESARDGFVVGECGVDEALLHEVRWMLAAIDSTHTAPLPVLQVTSPDLTGQDAQARDTRHYRLLRHLGEGGMGTVYLAERVDDDFSQQVALKLLTAAAEGSPVLTERFCQERKLLARLEHSGIARLLDGGLLADGRPFLAMEYVDGERVDVWCDRRGLDLTGRIELFLKVCTAVEYAHRNLIIHRDIKPANILVTADGSPKLLDFGIARMVGDHLDPQRTATAAQAMTLAYASPEQIERLPLTAAADVYSLGVVLYQLVAGRRPYQELVTPHVLSNAIIAGNLVSPSRAARLARQEAGLPPARGRAVPSDLEAIILKALRRRIDERYASVTALAVDLRRFLECRPVEARRGRHWYRARRYMQRNRWPLTAAAAVLLTMLAGLFASLVALGDARAARSLAEQRQQQLERVVAFQQSMLDSVDIDAMGHAITRARLADTSTNPAGSTDLARRMLDTFVVNHALDRIGPDFADAPRLAADVRQSLARVLLNIGSYDHAATELEQVLAARQRLMPADPDGVLSAQLDLARVRLRQGDLASAGALYSGVVAATALRPIGDPVRVRAQAGRAKVLSGQGHLEEARQEQQSLFNALSRTMPATDPGLLRLRRDLVITLIGLGQRDEALELAQPMVELDRTTFGAEAPETLDAMITLAQLQHYRHNFEKSLVLAREVVAIRTRRLGANHPDTLAARHMLAMDEVYLSGDEATYAKADQDVKAVIEARSRVLGPDHPATIASMTLMVRLLAKRGNATDDPAVRHAFMARAIAIEQQILAAHQRQLGENHPDTLMAHGSLANLLSYDGQYQEALSQARLTLAGQIRVLGPQHPIVFATYNLLGDIEAAAGHWAAARDPYEKALEGRNELLGKGDAHTIESASRLYGVLEHLHDTAAAQAVRQRYMDPVIAMDPGKLNASLRGERQEALSMLGAAKSPQLP; encoded by the coding sequence ATGAAGGGGGCACAAACCGATCGCTATGCCGAGGCCAAGCGCGTTGCGCTGGCCGCTGCCGACCTGCCGGAGTCCGCGCGGGACGGGTTTGTCGTGGGCGAATGCGGGGTGGACGAGGCGTTGCTGCACGAGGTGCGCTGGATGCTTGCGGCGATCGATTCCACCCACACCGCACCGCTGCCGGTGCTGCAGGTCACGTCGCCGGACCTGACGGGACAGGACGCCCAGGCGCGGGATACCCGCCACTACCGGTTGCTGCGGCATCTCGGCGAGGGCGGCATGGGGACGGTCTACCTGGCCGAGCGGGTCGACGACGACTTCAGCCAGCAGGTGGCGCTGAAGCTGCTGACCGCCGCCGCCGAAGGTTCGCCGGTCCTGACCGAGCGGTTCTGCCAGGAGCGCAAGCTGCTGGCCCGGCTCGAGCATTCCGGCATCGCACGCCTCCTCGACGGCGGCCTGCTCGCCGACGGCCGGCCATTCCTGGCGATGGAGTACGTCGACGGCGAGCGGGTCGACGTCTGGTGCGACCGCCGCGGGCTGGACCTGACCGGACGGATCGAACTGTTCCTGAAAGTCTGTACGGCGGTGGAGTACGCCCATCGCAACCTGATCATCCACCGCGACATCAAGCCGGCGAACATCCTGGTGACGGCGGACGGATCGCCGAAGCTGCTGGACTTCGGCATCGCGCGGATGGTCGGTGATCACCTCGACCCCCAGCGGACCGCGACCGCCGCCCAGGCGATGACACTGGCCTACGCCAGTCCCGAGCAGATCGAGCGGTTGCCGCTGACGGCCGCGGCCGACGTGTATTCGCTGGGCGTGGTGCTGTACCAGCTGGTCGCCGGTCGCCGGCCCTATCAGGAGCTGGTGACTCCGCACGTGCTGTCCAACGCGATCATCGCCGGCAACCTCGTGTCGCCCAGCCGTGCCGCCCGCCTGGCCCGGCAGGAGGCCGGCCTGCCGCCGGCCCGCGGACGGGCAGTGCCATCGGACCTGGAGGCGATCATCCTCAAGGCGTTGCGCCGCCGGATCGACGAGCGCTACGCCAGCGTCACCGCGCTCGCGGTGGACCTGCGGCGCTTCCTCGAGTGTCGTCCGGTCGAGGCGCGGCGCGGCCGGCACTGGTACCGCGCGCGCCGCTACATGCAGCGCAACCGCTGGCCGCTGACCGCGGCGGCGGCCGTGCTGCTCACCATGCTGGCGGGCCTGTTCGCGTCGCTGGTCGCCCTCGGCGATGCGCGTGCGGCACGCAGTCTCGCCGAGCAGCGGCAGCAGCAGCTCGAGCGCGTGGTGGCCTTCCAGCAGTCGATGCTCGACAGCGTGGACATCGACGCGATGGGGCACGCCATCACCCGCGCGCGCCTGGCCGATACCTCGACAAACCCTGCCGGTTCCACCGACCTGGCCCGGCGCATGCTGGACACCTTCGTGGTCAATCACGCACTGGACCGGATCGGCCCCGATTTCGCCGATGCGCCGCGGCTGGCCGCGGACGTCCGCCAGTCGCTGGCACGGGTGCTGCTCAACATCGGCAGCTACGACCATGCGGCGACGGAGCTGGAACAGGTACTGGCGGCCCGCCAGAGGCTGATGCCGGCCGATCCGGACGGAGTGCTTTCGGCGCAGCTGGACCTGGCGCGCGTGCGCCTGCGCCAGGGCGACCTGGCCTCGGCGGGCGCGCTCTACTCCGGCGTGGTCGCGGCCACCGCGCTGCGGCCGATCGGCGATCCGGTGCGGGTCCGGGCCCAGGCCGGCCGAGCCAAGGTGCTGTCGGGCCAGGGGCATCTGGAAGAGGCGCGCCAGGAGCAGCAGTCTCTCTTCAACGCGCTCAGCCGGACCATGCCGGCCACCGACCCGGGGCTGCTGCGGCTGCGACGCGATCTGGTCATCACCCTGATCGGGCTGGGCCAGCGCGACGAGGCACTGGAGCTGGCCCAGCCGATGGTCGAGCTGGACCGGACCACGTTCGGCGCCGAGGCGCCGGAAACCCTGGACGCGATGATCACCCTGGCGCAGCTGCAGCATTACCGCCACAACTTCGAGAAATCGCTGGTACTGGCGCGCGAGGTGGTTGCGATCCGTACCCGGCGCCTGGGAGCGAACCACCCCGACACGCTGGCCGCGCGTCACATGCTGGCGATGGACGAGGTTTATCTGTCGGGTGACGAGGCGACCTATGCGAAGGCGGATCAGGATGTGAAGGCGGTGATCGAGGCGCGCAGCCGCGTCCTGGGGCCGGATCACCCCGCGACCATCGCCTCGATGACCCTGATGGTCCGGTTGCTGGCCAAGCGCGGCAATGCCACCGACGACCCGGCCGTGCGGCATGCCTTCATGGCCCGTGCGATCGCCATCGAACAGCAGATTCTCGCGGCGCACCAGCGGCAACTGGGCGAGAACCACCCCGACACCCTGATGGCCCACGGCAGTCTCGCCAACCTGCTCAGCTACGACGGTCAGTACCAGGAGGCGCTGAGCCAGGCGCGGCTGACCCTGGCCGGACAGATCCGCGTGCTCGGGCCGCAGCATCCGATCGTGTTCGCGACCTACAACCTGCTGGGCGACATCGAGGCCGCGGCCGGCCACTGGGCCGCGGCGCGCGATCCCTACGAAAAGGCCCTGGAAGGGCGCAACGAGCTGCTCGGCAAGGGCGATGCGCACACCATCGAGAGCGCATCGCGGCTGTACGGCGTGCTGGAACACCTGCATGACACGGCGGCGGCCCAGGCCGTGCGCCAGCGCTACATGGATCCGGTCATCGCGATGGATCCGGGCAAGCTCAACGCGAGCCTTCGCGGCGAACGCCAGGAGGCCTTGAGCATGCTCGGCGCCGCCAAGTCGCCCCAGCTGCCTTGA
- a CDS encoding GGDEF domain-containing protein, with protein MEAIPTAAAASDALAQLERSRAQWSLLDALLRRLVTRLTYAADGRGPALDAALATIRRQVREPVGEAELEPLLTELGEAIKALDEPEAAGGRAPDPLPFTESLSVGQMLLALVDRLKLGDEALDRLEALRQTISDSTDPGTLAVQAEAIATLVNRQCERLTEARDAAERLLKHVTEQLEELAVYLAREDMSHRDGASAREQLDQEVLGEIRELESEVASACELGALQTQVQQRLGAISGHLKNFRQREDAREREWQARTEQMSQRIRELERSAQAMETSLRQERALASTDPLTGVANRLVFEQHIADACLRAARSGAQSSLLVLDIDRFKQINDNFGHAAGDRALRIVAEQLRAGLRSDDLLARYGGEEFVVVLAGVGAEAALRAAESLRRRIESLGFHGQQRPVRITLSCGVTVLRADDSPESAFERADSALYRAKRGGRNRCELA; from the coding sequence ATGGAAGCCATCCCCACCGCAGCTGCTGCCAGTGATGCTCTTGCACAGCTCGAGCGCAGCCGCGCGCAGTGGTCGCTGCTCGACGCGCTGCTGCGTCGCCTGGTCACCCGGCTGACCTACGCTGCCGACGGGCGGGGCCCGGCCCTGGACGCCGCGCTCGCGACGATTCGCCGCCAGGTCCGCGAGCCGGTCGGCGAGGCGGAACTCGAACCCCTGCTCACCGAGCTCGGCGAGGCGATCAAGGCGCTGGACGAACCCGAGGCCGCCGGCGGGCGCGCCCCGGATCCGCTGCCGTTCACCGAATCGCTCTCGGTCGGCCAGATGCTGCTCGCACTGGTGGACCGCCTGAAGCTTGGGGACGAGGCACTGGACCGTCTCGAGGCCCTGCGCCAGACCATCTCCGACAGCACCGACCCGGGCACGCTGGCGGTCCAGGCGGAGGCCATCGCCACCCTGGTCAACCGCCAGTGCGAACGGCTGACCGAAGCGCGCGATGCCGCCGAGCGGCTGCTCAAGCACGTCACCGAGCAACTGGAAGAACTGGCCGTCTACCTGGCGCGCGAGGACATGTCCCATCGCGACGGCGCCAGCGCGCGGGAGCAGCTTGACCAGGAGGTGCTGGGCGAGATCCGCGAGCTGGAATCGGAAGTGGCCAGCGCGTGCGAGCTGGGGGCGCTGCAGACCCAGGTGCAGCAGCGCCTCGGTGCGATCAGTGGCCACCTGAAGAACTTCCGCCAGCGCGAGGACGCCCGCGAGCGCGAGTGGCAGGCGCGCACCGAGCAGATGAGCCAGCGCATCCGCGAACTGGAACGCTCGGCCCAGGCGATGGAGACGAGCCTGCGCCAGGAGCGCGCGCTGGCCTCGACCGATCCGCTGACCGGCGTCGCCAATCGCCTGGTGTTCGAGCAGCACATTGCCGATGCGTGCCTGCGCGCGGCGCGCTCCGGCGCCCAGAGCAGCCTGCTGGTGCTGGACATCGACCGTTTCAAGCAGATCAACGACAACTTCGGCCATGCCGCCGGCGACCGCGCCCTGCGCATCGTCGCCGAACAGCTGCGCGCCGGCCTGCGCTCGGACGACCTGCTCGCGCGCTACGGTGGCGAGGAGTTCGTGGTGGTTCTCGCCGGCGTGGGTGCCGAGGCCGCCCTGCGCGCCGCCGAATCGCTGCGTCGGCGGATCGAGAGCCTGGGTTTCCACGGCCAGCAGCGCCCGGTCCGCATCACGCTGTCGTGCGGCGTCACCGTGCTGCGCGCCGACGACTCCCCGGAGAGCGCCTTCGAGCGCGCCGACAGCGCCCTGTACCGGGCCAAGCGCGGCGGCCGCAACCGCTGCGAGCTGGCCTGA